A part of Emys orbicularis isolate rEmyOrb1 chromosome 13, rEmyOrb1.hap1, whole genome shotgun sequence genomic DNA contains:
- the MRPL27 gene encoding large ribosomal subunit protein bL27m has translation MAALGRLAGLGAVNRLLLAAPQVTAVAVRCASKKSGGSSKNLGGRSPGKRYGYKKTEGAFVHAGNTLATQRIIRWHPGAHVGMGCNKTLYALEDGIVRFTKEVYVPPPRSPESREVICRLPKGVVLYKTFINVVPTKEVGSFKLVTML, from the exons ATGGCGGCGCTGGGGCGACTGGCGGGTTTGGGGGCGGTGAACAGGCTGC TTTTGGCTGCTCCGCAGGTGACTGCGGTTGCGGTGCGATGCGCATCCAAGAAGAGTGGAGGCAGCTCAAAAAATCTCGGTGGCCGCAGCCCCGGGAAACGCTATGGCTATAAGAAAACAGAGG GCGCCTTTGTTCATGCAGGCAACACATTAGCCACCCAACGGATAATACGCTGGCATCCAGGGGCTCAT GTGGGGATGGGTTGTAACAAGACTCTCTATGCTCTGGAGGATGGGATTGTGCGATTCACCAAGGAGGTTTATGTGCCACCACCccgcagcccagagagcagggaaGTGATCTGTCGTCTACCAAAAGGGGTGGTGCTTTACAAAACCTTCATCAACGTTGTCCCCACCAAAGAAGTGGGGAGCTTCAAGCTAGTCACCATGCTCTGA
- the EME1 gene encoding crossover junction endonuclease EME1: protein MSLESDESDVEHLPKFTFLKQQPPAVKSSSRCQPPSKERVVVICSSDSEESSPPSPGLEKCPGNQDSDRVSACKDAIARLSSESEEEEEIIPLSERLRGKLVNSKSSKISILLSEDQQLSSCDAVCKARGTVLRQNYEQVVTDCREQLLPKASDTQTRTPVSSWEISASDQDDATEDSKRVPLHQPPVCLSVSPAQSSRSLVAEASSEMCPPQKKSKHSQEERERARQAALQRRREREVQKGQREQDRERKKALANMLKAQRPEECLKHITVVLDPVLLQVEGGGQVLSALQSMNCGCVIESQAVPCSITWRRRRAGSSQVEEGSWIEEPNILILLRLEDFVSMIYSYRQEVQGGTEGPKETLRSFVACVMERAPGKTLALAVVELEKYFRSHKVQSRKKLRQAVLNGSQVEGQGKRKKRKGKGDSGPELSRVEVEEALVDLQLHTGVQVRILESWKELGDFASMFTKAVAEAPFKQERDKTSFSFYLESEWCRGVKVDRSGKGLSQVWKRQIQQFNRVSLEMASAVVAAYPSPLLLDQAYRRCLSEREQQNMLADIPVRRGNGVTATSRRIGPELSKRIYLQMTSHHPDLSLDVTG, encoded by the exons ATGTCCCTGGAGTCGGATGAGAGCGACGTTGAGCACCTGCCAAAGTTCACTTTTCTAAAACAACAGCCTCCTGCGGTAAAAAGCAGCAGCCGCTGCCAGCCTCCTTCAAAGGAGAGAGTTGTGGTGATCTGCAGCTCTGACTCTGAGgaatcctctcctccttccccgggGTTGGAAAAGTGCCCTGGTAACCAGGATTCTGACCGAGTCAGCGCTTGTAAGGATGCGATTGCAAGGCTGAgcagtgagagtgaggaggaagaggagataaTACCCTTGTCTGAAAGACTAAGGGGGAAATTGGTGAACAGCAAGTCCTCCAAAATTAGTATTTTGCTTTCTGAGGACCAGCAACTGAGTAGCTGTGATGCAGTGTGTAAAGCTAGGGGTACTGTGCTCCGTCAGAACTATGAACAAGTGGTTACTGACTGCAGAGAACAGTTGCTGCCAAAGGCTTCTGACACCCAGACAAGAACCCCTGTCTCATCCTGGGAAATTTCAGCTAGTGACCAAGATGATGCCACAGAGGATTCCAAGAGGGTACCTTTGCACCAGCCTCCAGTTTGTCTGTCAGTCTCTCCAGCCCAGAGTAGCAGGTCTCTGGTGGCAGAGGCAAGTTCAGAAATGTGCCCTCCTCAGAAGAAGTCAAAACACagccaggaggagagagagagggctcGCCAGGCTGCGTTGCAGAGGAGGAGAGAGCGGGAAGTGCAGAAGGGGCAGCGGGAGCAGGACCGAGAGAGGAAAAAGGCACTTGCCAACATGCTGAAGGCCCAGCGACCAGAAGAGTGCCTGAAGCACATAACTGTGGTGCTGGATCCAG TTCTCTTGCAGGTAGAAGGAGGTGGGCAAGTCCTCAGTGCTTTGCAGTCCATGAACTGTGGCTGTGTGATTGAGAGTCAGGCTGTTCCCTGTAGCAtcacctggaggaggaggagggctgggTCATCTCAG GTTGAAGAAGGCAGCTGGATAGAAGAACCCAATATCCTCATTCTGCTTCGCCTGGAGGATTTTGTATCCATGATCTACAGCTACAGGCAG GAAGTCCAGGGTGGCACAGAAGGACCGAAAGAGACTTTACGGAGCTTCGTAGCTTGTGTCATGGAGAGAGCTCCTGGGAAAACTCTAGCACTGGCTGTAGTTGAACTAGAAAAATATTTCAG ATCTCACAAAGTTCAGTCCCGGAAGAAGCTGCGGCAGGCAGTGCTGAATGGAAGCCAAGTAGAAGGACAAGGGAAACGGAAAAAACGGAAGGGAAAGGGGGATTCTGGCCCAGAGCTGTCCAGGGTAGAAGTGGAAGAA GCATTGGTGGatctgcagcttcacacaggagTCCAGGTTAGAATCCTCGAGAGTTGGAAGGAACTTGGAGACTTTGCCAGTATGTTCACCAAAGCTGTAGCTGAAGCACCATTCAA GCAAGAGCGAGACAAGACCAGCTTCTCCTTCTACCTGGAGAGTGAATGGTGTAGGGGGGTGAAGGTGGACCGCTCAGGGAAGGGACTCTCGCAGGTTTGGAAGAGGCAGATCCAACAGTTCAACCGGGTCAGTCTGGAGATGGCCAGTGCCGTTGTGGCTGCATACCCTTCTCCTCTGCTTCTGGATCAG GCCTATCGTAGATGCCTTTCAGAGCGGGAGCAACAGAACATGCTCGCTGACATACCTGTGCGCCGTGGCAATGGTGTAACGGCCACGTCACGTCGGATTGGACCAGAACTCTCCAAACGGATTTACCTGCAGATGACCTCTCACCATCCTGATCTCTCTCTGGATGTCACTGGCTAG
- the LRRC59 gene encoding leucine-rich repeat-containing protein 59 isoform X2 — MAKAGGKGVNLKDKLDGNELDLSLSDLNEAALPKATILDLSCNNLTSLPSDFCSLTHLVKLDLSKNQLQQLPSDFGRLVNLQHLDLLNNRLAVLPVSFAQLKNLKWLDLKDNPLDPILAKVAGDCLDEKQCKQAAIRVLQHMKAIQSEQDRERQRRLQAERAMEKKREAEQRAREAQERELRRREKAEEKERRRREYDELRAARQEMETQTKKESSEIPKPSSVSHPSQLPRHRRSWFQGLLKLLLLIFLCALSTVAVCRVTELQRQSLCISVNALYEDVVTALKSHKIVQNVLHQNSQQ, encoded by the exons GCTGCCCTTCCGAAGGCTACCATATTGGATTTGTCCTGTAACAACCTCACTTCCCTACCG TCGGACTTCTGCAGTTTGACCCACCTGGTGAAACTTGATCTGAGTAAAAATCAGCTTCAGCAACTGCCCTCAGACTTTGGTCGCCTGGTTAACTTGCAGCACCTGGATCTCCTGAACAACCGATTAGCCGTGCTACCAGTCAGTTTTGCACAGCTCAAG AATCTGAAGTGGTTGGATCTGAAGGACAACCCCTTGGATCCTATCCTGGCCAAAGTGGCAGGAGACTGCCTGGATGAGAAGCAATGCAAACAGGCCGCTATCAGA GTGCTGCAGCATATGAAAGCTATCCAGTCTGAGCAGGATCGAGAGAGGCAACGAAGGCTACAAGCAGAGCGAG CAATGGAGAAGAAGCGTGAAGCAGAGCAGCGAGCAAGGGAGGCTCAGGAGAGGGAACTGCGGAGGCGAGagaaggcagaagagaaggaacgCAGGAGACGGGAGTATGATGAATTAAGAGCGGCAAGGCAAGAGAtggaaacacaaacaaaaaaagaaagcagTGAGATCCCAA AGCCTTCATCAGTTTCTCATCCATCTCAGCTGCCCCGGCACAGGCGCTCCTGGTTCCAGGGATTGTTGAAGCTGCTGCTCTTGATATTTCTGTGTGCCCTTAGTACTGTGGCTGTTTGTCGGGTGACGGAGCTGCAGCGCCAGTCTCTGTGCATCAGCGTGAACGCTCTCTATGAGGATGTGGTAACTGCTCTGAAAAGCCACAAAATTGTGCAAAATGTATTACATCAGAACTCGCAGCAATGA